A window from Vulpes lagopus strain Blue_001 chromosome 23, ASM1834538v1, whole genome shotgun sequence encodes these proteins:
- the GJB4 gene encoding gap junction beta-4 protein codes for MNWASLQGLLSGVNKYSTALGRIWLSVVFLFRVLVYVVAAEEVWDDEQKDFVCNTRQPGCPNVCYDEFFPVSHVRLWALQLILVTCPSLLVVMHVAYRQERERKHRLKHGPGAPSLYDNPSKKRGGLWWTYLLSLIFKAAVDSGFLYIFHRLYQDYDMPRVVACSEAPCPHTVDCYISRPTEKKVFTYFMVATAVICILLNLSEVTYLVGKRCLETFGPRRRRPHHRDRLPDTCPPYALSQGEPPQDGNSVLMKAGSASMDAGGFP; via the coding sequence ATGAACTGGGCGTCCCTGCAGGGGCTCCTGAGCGGCGTGAACAAGTACTCCACGGCGCTGGGCCGCATCTGGCTGTCAGTGGTGTTCCTGTTCCGTGTGCTGGTGTACGTGGTGGCGGCCGAGGAGGTGTGGGACGACGAGCAGAAGGACTTCGTGTGCAACACCAGGCAGCCTGGCTGCCCCAACGTCTGCTACGACGAGTTCTTCCCCGTGTCGCACGTGCGCCTCTGGGCGCTGCAGCTCATCCTGGTCACCTGCCCGTCGCTGCTCGTGGTCATGCACGTGGCCTACCGGCAGGAGCGCGAGCGCAAGCACCGGCTGAAGCACGGGCCCGGCGCACCGTCGCTGTACGACAACCCGAGCAAGAAGCGCGGCGGCCTGTGGTGGACCTACCTGCTGAGCCTCATCTTCAAGGCGGCCGTCGACTCGGGCTTCCTGTACATCTTCCACCGCCTGTACCAGGACTATGACATGCCCCGCGTGGTGGCCTGCTCCGAGGCCCCGTGCCCGCACACGGTCGACTGCTACATCTCCCGGCCCACCGAGAAGAAGGTCTTCACCTACTTCATGGTGGCCACGGCCGTCATCTGCATCCTGCTCAACCTCAGCGAGGTCACCTACCTGGTGGGCAAGAGGTGCCTGGAGACCTTCGGTCCGCGGCGCAGGCGGCCCCACCACCGGGACCGCCTGCCCGATACGTGCCCCCCCTATGCCCTCTCCCAGGGAGAGCCCCCCCAGGACGGGAACTCCGTCCTCATGAAGGCGGGGTCAGCCTCGATGGATGCAGGTGGGTTCCCATAG
- the GJB5 gene encoding gap junction beta-5 protein: protein MNWGVFEGLLSGVNKYSTAFGRIWLSLVFIFRVLVYLVTAERVWSDDHKDFDCNTRQPGCTNVCFDQFFPVSHVRLWALQLILVTCPSLLVLMHVAYREAREKKHRQAAGEGSGRLYLDPGKKRGGLWWTYVCSLVCKAGVDAAFLCVFHSFYPKYTLPRVVKCHITPCPNTVDCFISKPSEKNIFTLFMVTTAVVCILLNLVELAYLVGKRCTEGLAPRTARAEGACRCPDCTASSRAGRDLLSGDLLLLGSDPQPPLSPNRPRDHVKKTIL from the coding sequence ATGAACTGGGGGGTGTTcgaggggctcctgagtggcgtGAACAAGTACTCCACGGCCTTCGGACGCATCTGGCTGTCCCTGGTCTTCATCTTCCGCGTGCTGGTGTACCTGGTGACGGCCGAGCGCGTGTGGAGCGATGACCACAAGGACTTCGACTGCAACACCCGGCAGCCCGGCTGCACCAATGTCTGCTTCGACCAGTTCTTCCCCGTGTCACACGTGCGCCTCTGGGCGCTGCAGCTCATCCTGGTCACCTGCCCGTCGCTGCTCGTGCTCATGCACGTGGCCTACCGCGAGGCTCGGGAGAAGAAGCATCGCCAGGCAGCCGGGGAGGGCAGCGGCCGCCTCTACCTGGACCCCGGCAAGAAGCGGGGCGGGCTCTGGTGGACGTACGTCTGCAGCCTGGTGTGCAAGGCGGGCGTGGACGCCGCCTTCTTGTGCGTGTTTCACTCCTTCTACCCCAAGTACACGCTCCCTCGCGTGGTCAAGTGCCACATCACTCCGTGTCCCAACACGGTGGACTGCTTCATCTCCAAGCCCTCCGAGAAGAACATCTTCACGCTCTTCATGGTGACCACGGCCGTTGTCTGCATCCTGCTCAACCTTGTCGAGCTGGCCTACCTGGTGGGCAAGAGGTGCACCGAGGGCTTGGCGCCGAGGACAGCCCGGGCCGAGGGCGCGTGCCGCTGCCCGGACTGCACCGCCTCCTCCCGCGCGGGGCGCGACCTCCTCTCGGGCGACCTCCTCCTGCTGGGCTCCGACCCtcagcctcccctctcccccaaccgCCCCCGGGACCACGTGAAGAAGACCATCCTGTGA